A region from the Gemmatimonadota bacterium genome encodes:
- a CDS encoding glutamate-cysteine ligase family protein: MGRHDVSAADGAGVRTFTRALLRDLQALERMLAEGLIESGVRRFGAEQELFLVNRGWRPAPVAIEVLDRLGDGAFVTELARFNLEFNLDPHELVGACFRHLQTEIDTRMAEVRRAAAELGCDAVLTGILPTLGKSDLTLDNMTPKERYYALNEAMNRMRGGSYRLRIIGIDDLNIEHDSVMLEACNTSAQVHLQVEAEEFATFYNVAQAVTGPVLAACVNSPLLFGKRLWSETRIALFQQSLDTRSTTLHMRELQPRVRFGERWLRESVTELFEDDIAHFRVLLATEIEEDPLEVLDRGGVPRLRALQLHNGTVYRWNRPCYGVGGGKPHLRIECRVIPAGPSVVDEVANAALWIGAVLGGVAEFGDVRERLSFDIARANFLAAARMGMRAGFFWFDDTSISAQSLLEDELIPLARRGLASAGIDEGDIDYYLGVVEERVRRRATGAAWTLTSLASMAGKGTQSERLAAVTAASAARQREGKPVHEWSLARIEEAGDWAPNYLTVEQYMTTSLYTVNEDELIDLVAFLMDKNVIRHVLVENDANELVGVVSYRSLLRMVAQGKNPNMDPLPVRDVMARDPVTVTPQTPTLEAIELMRERRLSCLPVVSGGKLVGIVTESDFMPIAYQLLSDTLKEKA, encoded by the coding sequence AGGAGCTCTTCCTGGTGAACCGGGGTTGGAGACCGGCCCCGGTAGCCATAGAGGTGCTGGACCGGTTGGGCGACGGTGCCTTCGTGACGGAGCTCGCGCGCTTCAACCTCGAATTCAACCTGGATCCACACGAGCTGGTCGGCGCGTGCTTCAGGCACCTCCAGACCGAGATCGACACCCGCATGGCCGAGGTGCGGCGCGCGGCGGCCGAGTTGGGATGCGACGCAGTGCTGACAGGCATTCTGCCAACGCTGGGCAAGTCCGACCTTACGCTCGACAACATGACGCCGAAGGAGCGCTACTACGCGCTCAACGAGGCGATGAACCGGATGCGGGGCGGCAGCTATCGCCTGCGCATCATCGGCATCGACGATCTCAACATCGAGCACGATTCCGTCATGCTGGAGGCGTGCAATACCAGCGCGCAGGTGCATTTGCAGGTGGAAGCCGAGGAGTTTGCCACCTTCTACAACGTGGCTCAAGCGGTGACGGGCCCGGTGCTGGCCGCTTGCGTCAATTCACCGTTGCTGTTCGGGAAGCGCCTGTGGTCGGAGACGCGGATCGCGCTCTTTCAACAGTCGCTCGACACCCGTTCCACGACGCTGCACATGCGGGAGCTGCAACCCCGTGTTCGCTTCGGCGAGCGGTGGCTTCGCGAAAGCGTAACCGAGCTGTTCGAGGACGACATCGCACATTTTCGGGTCCTGCTCGCCACTGAGATCGAGGAGGATCCGCTCGAGGTGCTCGACCGGGGTGGGGTGCCCCGGCTGCGTGCGCTCCAGCTGCACAATGGGACGGTCTACCGATGGAACCGACCCTGCTACGGTGTCGGAGGCGGGAAGCCTCACCTTCGCATCGAGTGTCGGGTCATCCCGGCGGGTCCGTCGGTCGTCGATGAAGTTGCCAATGCGGCACTCTGGATCGGCGCTGTCCTCGGAGGGGTGGCCGAGTTCGGTGACGTACGCGAGCGCCTCTCGTTCGACATCGCGCGGGCCAACTTCCTGGCGGCGGCGCGTATGGGCATGCGGGCGGGCTTCTTCTGGTTCGATGACACGTCCATCTCGGCGCAGAGCCTTCTGGAGGACGAGCTGATTCCGCTCGCTCGCCGCGGCCTGGCCAGCGCTGGAATCGACGAAGGCGACATCGACTACTATCTGGGTGTGGTGGAGGAGCGTGTGCGGAGGCGGGCGACTGGCGCGGCCTGGACCCTGACGTCGCTGGCCTCCATGGCCGGGAAGGGGACTCAGTCGGAACGGTTGGCTGCGGTTACCGCCGCCTCGGCGGCCCGCCAACGGGAGGGCAAGCCCGTACACGAGTGGTCGCTGGCCCGCATCGAGGAGGCTGGCGATTGGGCGCCGAACTACCTGACCGTGGAACAGTACATGACCACGTCCCTGTACACGGTCAACGAGGACGAGCTGATCGACCTGGTGGCGTTCCTCATGGACAAGAACGTGATCCGGCATGTCCTGGTCGAGAACGACGCGAACGAGTTGGTCGGTGTGGTGTCTTATCGCTCTCTGTTGCGGATGGTAGCCCAGGGCAAGAACCCCAACATGGATCCGCTTCCCGTCCGGGACGTGATGGCGCGGGATCCGGTGACCGTGACCCCGCAGACACCTACCCTGGAGGCGATCGAGCTGATGCGGGAACGCCGCCTTTCGTGCCTGCCGGTGGTCAGCGGCGGAAAGCTGGTGGGAATCGTCACCGAGAGTGACTTCATGCCGATCGCCTACCAGCTTCTTTCCGATACTCTCAAGGAGAAGGCTTGA
- a CDS encoding response regulator encodes MKPVPSPLWNEQLRQARILLVDDEEDNVRVLDQLLRASGFHAVVSTQDPREALDIFLGFEPDLIVLDLLMPHLDGFDVMAALAPYIPDNTYLPILVITGHLDPEARRKALQMGAKDFLTKPFEAGEVLLRIKNLLETRFLHRELRRHNETLEEKVRERTHELAEAQVEILRRLAIAAEYRDDITGQHAERVGLLSALLAQELGLHREEVRLIRRAAPLHDVGKIGIPDSILMKPGPLTEQEFEVMKGHTTIGARILSGSHYSLLEVARRIADSHHERWDGEGYSGLGEDDIPLVGRIVAVADVYDSLTHKRPYKDAFPHDLAVERVRAKRGRHFDPRVVDAFDLLLERGLVGELEDMAHGLEPDPLLDAQGGPFGTPVSTFRTST; translated from the coding sequence ATGAAGCCGGTTCCTTCTCCGCTCTGGAACGAACAGCTCCGCCAGGCTCGCATCCTCCTCGTCGACGACGAGGAAGACAATGTGCGCGTCCTGGACCAGCTGCTCCGCGCCTCGGGATTCCACGCAGTGGTCTCCACTCAGGACCCGCGCGAAGCGCTCGACATCTTTCTGGGGTTCGAGCCCGATCTGATCGTGCTGGATCTGTTGATGCCGCACCTGGACGGCTTCGATGTCATGGCCGCCCTGGCTCCGTACATCCCGGACAACACCTATCTCCCGATCCTGGTCATCACGGGACACCTCGATCCGGAAGCGCGGCGCAAGGCACTGCAGATGGGCGCCAAGGACTTCCTCACCAAACCCTTCGAGGCCGGCGAGGTCCTGCTGCGCATCAAGAACCTCCTGGAGACGCGCTTCCTCCACCGGGAGCTCCGTCGGCACAACGAGACGTTGGAAGAGAAAGTGCGGGAGAGGACGCACGAGCTCGCGGAAGCGCAGGTCGAGATCCTGCGGCGTCTGGCCATCGCAGCCGAATACCGGGACGACATCACGGGCCAGCATGCCGAGCGCGTCGGTCTGCTGTCCGCGCTGCTTGCGCAGGAGCTGGGCCTGCATCGCGAGGAAGTCCGACTGATCCGGCGGGCTGCACCGCTGCACGACGTCGGCAAGATCGGGATTCCCGATTCCATCCTCATGAAGCCGGGGCCGCTGACCGAGCAGGAATTCGAGGTCATGAAGGGGCACACCACGATCGGAGCCCGCATTCTCTCGGGGAGCCACTATTCCCTTCTTGAGGTGGCGCGCCGCATCGCCGACAGCCATCACGAACGGTGGGACGGGGAGGGGTATTCCGGGTTGGGGGAGGACGACATCCCGTTGGTGGGGCGGATCGTGGCCGTGGCGGACGTCTACGACTCCCTGACCCACAAGCGCCCCTACAAGGATGCTTTCCCGCACGATCTGGCGGTCGAGCGCGTGCGCGCCAAGCGAGGTCGCCACTTCGATCCGCGCGTGGTCGACGCCTTCGATCTGCTGCTGGAGCGCGGCCTGGTCGGGGAGTTGGAGGATATGGCGCACGGGCTGGAGCCCGATCCGCTGTTGGACGCTCAGGGAGGTCCGTTCGGCACCCCGGTGTCCACATTCCGCACCTCGACGTAG
- a CDS encoding succinylglutamate desuccinylase/aspartoacylase family protein has protein sequence MSGSTSGAVAESDRVGIEVERILGRVRGERPGPSLVAVGGLHGNEPAGVLALQRVVATLVGRQDRLRGELVAIAGNRRALRVGRRFLVRDLNRAWGSKRVEMLRTTSSALEGGEDQEQSELLKELDEAFHDARGPVFVVDLHTTSGEGAPFSTACDTLRNRAFALTLPIPLVLGLEERVEGTLMDWVDGLGHTVMVVETGQNQDPLAVERAEGAIWLALVAAGLLDAADAPEAEAAKARLEDERGEIPRVLEFRYRHPVAPSDQFTMLPGFRSFQPVDRGQVLAHDVGGEVRSPATARILMPLYQAQGDDGFFIVREFRFIWLKISEWLRHLHTDRVVHWLPGIHRVAGYDDRLLVNRRVARWYALELLHLLGYRREREQGAALLVQRRPSE, from the coding sequence ATGTCCGGTAGCACGTCAGGGGCGGTCGCGGAAAGCGACCGGGTCGGCATCGAGGTCGAGCGCATCCTGGGGCGGGTCCGAGGCGAACGGCCGGGACCCAGCCTGGTGGCGGTGGGCGGTCTGCACGGCAACGAGCCCGCCGGCGTGCTGGCGCTGCAGCGAGTGGTGGCCACGCTGGTGGGCCGCCAGGACCGCCTGCGCGGGGAGCTGGTGGCCATCGCCGGAAACCGACGGGCCTTGCGGGTCGGGAGGCGCTTTCTGGTCCGCGACCTCAACCGTGCCTGGGGCTCGAAGCGCGTCGAGATGCTGCGGACCACGAGCTCGGCCCTGGAAGGAGGTGAGGACCAGGAGCAGTCCGAGCTGCTGAAGGAGCTGGACGAGGCCTTCCACGATGCCCGGGGTCCGGTGTTCGTGGTCGATCTGCACACGACCTCCGGCGAAGGCGCCCCGTTCAGCACGGCCTGCGATACACTCCGCAATCGCGCGTTCGCGCTGACCCTGCCGATCCCCCTCGTGTTGGGCCTGGAGGAGCGGGTCGAGGGAACGTTGATGGACTGGGTCGACGGCCTCGGCCACACAGTCATGGTGGTCGAGACCGGGCAGAACCAGGACCCGCTGGCGGTCGAGCGGGCAGAGGGGGCCATCTGGCTGGCCCTGGTGGCCGCCGGTCTGCTCGACGCTGCCGATGCTCCGGAGGCGGAAGCGGCAAAGGCGCGCCTGGAGGACGAGCGGGGCGAGATTCCGCGCGTCCTCGAGTTCCGCTACCGGCACCCGGTCGCTCCATCGGACCAGTTCACCATGTTGCCCGGCTTCCGGAGCTTCCAGCCGGTGGACCGGGGGCAGGTGCTGGCGCACGACGTCGGCGGGGAAGTCCGTTCCCCCGCCACGGCCCGGATCCTCATGCCCCTGTATCAGGCGCAGGGCGACGACGGCTTCTTCATCGTCCGCGAGTTCCGCTTCATCTGGCTGAAGATCTCCGAGTGGCTGCGCCATCTGCACACCGACAGGGTCGTGCACTGGCTTCCGGGCATCCACCGCGTCGCGGGGTACGACGACCGCCTGCTCGTCAATCGGCGGGTGGCTCGCTGGTACGCCCTGGAATTGCTCCACCTGTTGGGCTACCGCCGGGAGCGCGAGCAGGGCGCGGCCCTGCTGGTCCAGCGACGGCCTTCCGAGTGA
- a CDS encoding SOS response-associated peptidase, which produces MCGRYGVALTADELSELFEGAEVPEGYLPRYNIAPTQEALVARGSATGARLDWARWGLIPPGEDSRRAGARHINARSETAASRWPFRNALAHRRCLVPASGFYEWRRGPGGKVPYWIHGARPLTFAGIWERPPEGLPPSFAILTRAAPPELAHIHDRVPVLVPEPLRSVWLDKNTSSSELEAVVQGASARLEAHPVSVRVNRVEEDSPDLIRVVDEPLELPLE; this is translated from the coding sequence ATGTGCGGTCGCTACGGGGTCGCGCTGACCGCCGACGAGTTGAGCGAGCTCTTCGAGGGCGCCGAGGTGCCTGAAGGCTACCTTCCCCGCTACAACATCGCCCCCACGCAGGAGGCGCTGGTTGCCCGCGGATCGGCCACCGGGGCACGGCTCGATTGGGCGCGCTGGGGACTGATCCCTCCGGGGGAAGACAGCCGCCGCGCCGGTGCGCGGCACATCAACGCGCGCTCGGAGACCGCAGCCTCCCGCTGGCCGTTCCGGAACGCGCTGGCCCACCGTCGCTGCCTGGTGCCCGCCTCCGGGTTCTACGAATGGCGACGGGGCCCCGGTGGGAAGGTACCGTACTGGATCCATGGCGCCCGACCCCTCACCTTCGCGGGCATCTGGGAGCGGCCCCCCGAGGGTCTTCCGCCTTCGTTCGCGATCCTGACCCGCGCCGCCCCGCCGGAGCTGGCCCACATCCACGACCGGGTCCCCGTGTTGGTCCCGGAGCCGCTCCGAAGCGTGTGGTTGGACAAGAACACCTCGTCGAGCGAGCTTGAAGCGGTCGTTCAGGGGGCCAGCGCCAGGCTCGAAGCACACCCGGTGTCCGTCCGGGTGAACCGTGTCGAGGAGGATTCGCCGGATTTGATCCGGGTCGTCGACGAACCTCTCGAGCTCCCCTTGGAGTGA